The proteins below are encoded in one region of Neofelis nebulosa isolate mNeoNeb1 chromosome 17, mNeoNeb1.pri, whole genome shotgun sequence:
- the ZNF575 gene encoding zinc finger protein 575, which produces MLERDAESAAGDTDPSPTGKEPITKGGAPHQGSPQKPSQSVPGPATSAGAPSRPRRRPPPQRPHRCPDCDKAFSYPSKLATHRLAHGGARPHPCPDCPKAFSYPSKLAAHRLTHSGARPHPCPHCPKAFGHRSKLAAHLWTHAPARPYPCPDCPKSFCYPSKLAAHRHTHHATDARPYPCPHCPKAFSFPSKLAAHRLCHDPPTAPGSQATARHRCSSCDQAFGQRRLLLLHQRSHHQAESQGERE; this is translated from the exons ATGCTGGAACGAGATGCGGAGTCTGCGGCCGGGGACACGGATCCTAGTCCCACCGGCAAGGAACCTATAACCAAAGGAGGAG CTCCCCACCAGGGCTCGCCGCAGAAGCCCAGCCAGTCGGTTCCCGGGCCTGCCACGTCCGCGGGGGCGCCTTCTCGACCTCGCCGGCGGCCCCCGCCCCAGCGCCCGCACCGCTGCCCCGACTGTGACAAGGCCTTCTCGTACCCGTCCAAGCTGGCCACGCACCGGCTGGCACATGGCGGCGCCCGCCCGCATCCGTGCCCCGATTGCCCCAAGGCCTTCTCCTACCCCTCCAAGCTGGCAGCTCACCGCCTCACGCACAGTGGTGCCCGCCCACACCCGTGCCCACACTGCCCCAAAGCCTTTGGCCACCGCTCCAAGCTGGCCGCCCACCTCTGGACCCATGCGCCTGCCCGCCCCTATCCGTGCCCGGACTGCCCCAAGTCCTTCTGCTACCCCTCCAAGCTCGCAGCCCACCGCCACACCCACCACGCCACCGACGCCCGCCCCTATCCTTGCCCGCACTGCCCCAaggctttttccttcccctccaaacTGGCCGCCCATCGCCTGTGTCATGACCCCCCCACGGCGCCGGGCAGCCAGGCCACGGCCCGGCATCGCTGCTCCAGCTGCGATCAGGCCTTTGGCCAAAGACGCCTCCTGCTCCTTCACCAACGCAGCCACCACCAGGCTGAGAGCCAGGGGGAGCGCGAGTGA